ACCTTGAAAATTGCCCCTTCAGATTGATGGCAAAACTCAAGTATgttgaaaagcaaacaaaccatGTTTCAATTTAATGTGTAAGTGGGCTGGCTTAGGTTGGCTATTCACCTATGTAAGTCAAGATATATGTAAGCTGTTCTTGCAAGAAACTGATGCTCCTTCGTTTGTATTATATTAGAAAGCATATACCATGGAGTTTTGTGTATGATGACATCTAGTGGCAAAAAATCTATGGTTAGGATGAATTACATGGAGTATGCACCCAAATCATCTTCAGTGACACATTTTCAAGTTAGAGTTTCAAAAGGCCTGGAAGGAGAAGAATAGTGAAGTGATATGGCTCTGCCAATGGGGGCTTAACACTAAACTACACCAGACACCTGAAAATTGAcagtagggaacaatcctgtatGTGCAAGGAGATGGACTGGCTGCCTCTAATAAGACATCCCCATTGCTAACTTCTGTGATTCTCTCTGAATTGTCAGAATATTGTGTGAATACAGCACAGCACGCAGGATGGCCTGTGCTTCCAGAAGGAAGGATGGTTGAGTAGTTAGGGTGCTAGCCAGTGGTACATGAGACCTGTGTTCAATAGCCTGTTctaccacaggcttcctgtgacaccttggacaagtcacttaggccagtCCATGGGAATTAGGTGCTTAATACCTTTTGGGCTCTGGGCCATAGTCTCTCTGTGGGAGATCTCAGAAGCACAAATGGAACTTGTGTGTCCAATTGCCACTGATTTTCAATAGGAGTCGAACGCCTAAATGCCTACtctgctcttgaaaatctgtgcctctgtgaaatgggtataatagcatttccctactCACAGGTGTGtagtgagaataaatacattaaagattatggaATGCTCAAATACAACAGTGATAGGGATCAGATTGTAGCCTGATCTAGGGTGTGTTAGTAATATTGATTTAATTTgccaatttattttaattaatttcaattaattaataatattattaattaattattaatattaattagtaTGGGTTTTAGGCTCACCAACCTGTTTGATCAGAAGATCAAAGTTCTTGTCCTGAATCAGGCTTCACAGAATTTACAAAGGACCCTTGGGGTTATGAATTAgtagggaagaattagtaggggaagctaaagtggatgggaacctgggaggcagtgaccatgagatggttgagttcaggatcctgacacagggaagaaaggagagcagcagaatatggaccctggacttcagaaaagcagactttgactccctcagggaactgatgggcaggatcccctgggagaataaaatgagggggaaaggagtccaggagagctggctgtattttaaagaatctttattgaggttacaggcacaaaccatcccgatgtgtagaaagaatagtaaatatggcaggcgaccagcttggcttaacagtgaaatccttgctgatcttaaacacaaaaaagaagcttacaagaagtggaagattggacaaatgaccagggaagagtataaagatattgctcgggcataaaggagtgaaatcaggaaggccaaatcacacctggagttgcagctagcaagaggtgttaagagtaacaagaagggtttcttcaggtatgttagcaacaagaagaaagtcaaggaaagtatgggccccttactgaatgagggaggcaacctagtgacggaggatgtggaataagctaatgtactcaatgctttttttgcctctgtcttcacgaacaaggtcagctcccagactactgcactgggcagcacagcattgggaggagatgaccagccctctgtggagaaagaagtggtccaggacttagaaaagctggacaagcacaagtccatggggccagatgcgctgcatccgagagtgctaaaggagttgggcagatgtgattgcagagccattggccattatctttgaaaactcatggcgatccggggaagtcccggacgactggaaaaaggctaatgtagtgcccatctttaaaaaagggaagaaggaggatccggggaactacaggccagtcagcctcacctcagtccctggaaaaatcatggagcaggtcctcaaggaatcaattctgaagcacttagaggagaggaaagtgatcaggaacagtcagcatggactcaccaagggcaagtcatgcctgactaatctaattgccttctatgatgagataactggctctgtggatgaggggaaagtggtggacgtgttgttccttgactttagcaaagcttttgacacggtcttccacagtactcttgccagcaagttaaagaagtatgggctggatgaatggactataaggtgaatagaaagttggctagattgttgggctcaacgggtagtgatcaatggctccatgtctagttggcagccggtatcaagcggagtgccccaagggttggtcctcgggacggttttgttcaatatcttcattaatgatctggaggatggtgtggattgcaccctgagcaagtttgcagatgacactaatctgggaggagaggtagatacactggagggtagggataggatacagagggacctagacaaattagaggattgggccaaaagaaatctgacgaggttcaacaaggacaagtgcagagtcctgcacttaggacggaagaaccccatgcactgctacagactagggaccgaatggctcggctgcagttctgcaaaaatggacctaggggttacagtggacgagaagctggatatgagtcaacagtgtgcccttgttgttaagaaggccaatggcattttgggatggataagtaggggcattgccagcagatcaagggacgtgatcgttcccctctattcaacattgctgaggcctcatctggagtactgtgtccagttttgggccccacactataagaaggatgtggaaaaattggaaaacatccagcggagggcaacaaaaatgattaggggactggaacacatgacttatgaggagaggctgagggaactgggattgtttagtctgcggaagagaagaatgaggggggatttgatagctgctttcaactacctgaaagggggttccaaagaggctggatctagactgttctcagtggtagctgatgaccgaacaaggactaatggtctcaagttgcagtgggggaggtttaggttggatattagggaaaactttttcactaggagggtggtgaaacactggaatacgttacctggggaggtggtggaatctccttccttagatattttaaaggtcaggctcgacaaagccctggctgggatgatttagttggggattagtcctgctttgagcagggggttggactagatgacctcctgaggtcccttccaaccgtgatattctatgattctatgacaggaagCTCACACTGAGACAGATATAGTTATaaagactttttattaaaatccatGAAATAGTAAGTAAATGGTAAAATAGTTAGAGTTACAAAGCTACAATTGTATTACTGTTATTTAAGAGATACATATGGTAATACAATATTATGTGCTGCAAAACTTTGGTTAATACTCACACCCTGTTTTGATAACCTGGTGTTGAAAGACACAGGACCTCGCCTCTGGTGGTTCCGGTTTCTCACCTCTTGCAGAGGAAACTAATGTGAAGGGCTGTCAAGGCGGCCTTAGAATTAACTTATTTAACttaacttaaaattaaaaacctAACAAACAAAACTGAGAATAAAAGTTTAGGGGAACCAAGCTTAGCCTAGTCCCCTTGGAACTTAaagtttgaaaagaaaataagtatAGCCTATTAATAATTACTAGCCGTCGTAGATGGATAGCATTGATAGTGAGTTGAAGATGAAGATGAAGATAGCGAGGTGGGTCACCTCTTTTATAGGGCACAAATGCTGGAAATCCTTCCTCTTATGCCCAAATTTCATTCCTCCCCCACAGAAATGTTAAGGTACACTTACCCCATAGGCTAGTATGTATATGCGTATCAATGACATGCACATATGCACATCCGTTTTTTGTGGGGTACTTGTTAAATCTGTGGGTACAACTTTGAAAAAACCCCTATGCCATTCTTCCTTGTCTATTGGTCTAGGTAAAGGTGTGGGTACTTTATCTATTTGGGTAACAAGATGAAGGTCAACTTTACTTTCGGGTTAAAAGGTCCCAATATAaatatgctaactttgccttagcttaACATATAGGGTTTTGGCCTGTAGGTCTCTTGCATTACAGACAAACTTATTTTCAAtatgaatctataaatctatTACAGTACATCAAATACTtaaacttataagaaaagatatcTATGCAAGCAAGCAGATTAATCCTTTGGGCTACAATATAAACAGGCAAACACATAGGCAAACTAAGCAAATACCTGACCTAAGTGGCACTATGGCCCTGAATGGTgatgccactcactcagatttggcctggcccTCCCTTCCTCATGATAAAAGTGTGGCCAGGCTGAATATGAaggagtggcattgtgacctggtgcacagtCGCAGTGTTGCTTAGCTTTGTCCTGGCTGCCCCATGTAGGTTGAAATGCCATTTACTCTCCTTttgggtggctgggccaaacctgagtgggtAGCAGAGTGGGCAGCGCATCTCCTTCTCGCCATTGCCATGAGGCCAGCTTCTGCACCCTGGATCCCCCACAGAGGCCTGCCTGGCCTCatcctgcttccagcagcccatgTACCCTCTGCTCTGCCCACAGGAGTCACTCAGTGACAGCCTCTAGACCTGCTACAAGTATGGGGAACTGCAGACTGCCCACACAGGAGCCAGTGGAAGAGGGGTGACAGAGATCCCTGGAGGTGCGGACATTAGGGGTTTAACAGGGCAGTGTCCATGCAGCCAGTTACTATAGGACAGGGTTAACTAAGCTACATCTGTGCAGTGGAAGCCAGACATGCTTGGGTTTATAGATCactattgtagctgtgttggccaGGACAAGGTTAATATAAATGCATCCATACTGTGGGAGTATCTAGTTTAGCTGGCCAGTAGAGGAGCTCAGAATTGTATGTTTGCCTAGGGCCTAGTTATGGGTTAATCTGGACGTGTAGAGTTTAGCATGCTTGAGTTTCTGTTCTGAGGTCAAGAAATGACAGCCTGAATGCTTGTTGAGCAATAAACCAATTATAATTACTAGTTTATGCTAGCACCCACGATGTGTTAGGCACTTTCCAAACAGTCAAGAAGAAATGATGGTTCCTGCCTGAAGCAGATCCCAGTCTAAGGAGAGATAGATAGCTAAGCAGAGATTAGGGGAAGGGGAACAAGAGATAGGGACTTTTTAATACAAGTCAACTAGATTCACTGTAGGCAGCATTGCAAAAGGGGGTCTTTAAGAGGGACTTATATGGGGATGGGACCACGTGGTACAAGACACGGAGGCAATTAAGCAAGAAGCTGACAAACAGGTGGATGAGTATGGGAACATCTGCAGAGCAGAGGAGGTGGAAACAACACAACTTAagtagggaggggcagagctatAGAGCTTTGAAGGAAGCAACAAGAAGCTGAACTTTAATATGATAGTGCACGGACAGCCAGCTTAAGGATGTCTCATGTTTTGCAAAGGCACCAAGTATGGGCAGAAGAAAATGAGAGAGGACATACTGTAGTGAGAGTACTTGAATGGACCCCAGGATAAGCAGTGGCTAGGGTTATTGTCTTCCAAACTGAAAATAACTTCATTACTCATTCTTTCCTACtgttaaaaataattacaaacatCCTCGCTTTGCCCACAGTTCTTCATAGTAACCATGTAAGAATGCAAAATATTTACGACAAGATTACTGTGTCAGGCACAGGAGAAATTAAGTTAACATTAAAATGCacgggccaaattctgttctcaactGTACTCCTACATTCCCATTAAAGTTAAATCAACCCAAGCTAAAGTTAAGAGGGTTGCATAGAgtagctgagaacagaatttggccctaaatccaCTTTCTGGGGATTGCCcgtctccaaaggaaaaaaaaaatgtttcaaagggAGATGAATGTGGGTAATTTGGATTGTAAATATTTaagggcagggacaggaagacAACTCTTGGTTCCAGTAAAGTAATGGCAAAACTATTAATTTCAATTAGATCAGGATATGGCTTATTGGGGTAGATTTACAGCTGCTATAAATTGccacagttccattgacttccacaatgctgcactgatttacagcagctgagaatctggcccattgtttttaGTTTGTCTGTAAAGTAGCATGTACATTTTGGCTCTCGGGTACTACAGCTGCAAATGCCTTAGAAATACCTCAGATTTCTAATACTGTGTAAAGAACAAATAATGCCCCCTTTCTTATGTTTTGCAGACAATATTGAACTAGGAGATCTCTACACTAGCCTCTTACATCATGAGAATACTATTTGAAAGTGGGATACTATTACATATTATCCAGTTGGCTCAGCTCATGGTGTGGCGACAGATTACATTTATTTGGAGTTCCACATTTGCAATGAAACCAGCCCAACCACTAGTTTTCCAAAGAAAACCTTTTATTGCTGCCTGGAATGCACCCACAGATCAATGCTCACTGAAATATAACATAACTCTGAACCTGAAAATGTTCCATGTGATTGGAAGCCCACTGGCCAGAGCAAGAGGGCAGAATGTGACTCTATTTTATGTGAATAGACTGGGATACTACCCCTGGTACACACCGCAGGAAATCCCTGTAAATGGTGGCCTACCTCAAAACTTCAGCTTGCAAACTCATCTGGAAAAAGCTGGCCAAGACATTCAATATTACATTCCTGCTGAGGACTTTAAAGGATTAGCCGTCATAGACTGGGAATACTGGAGGCCTCAGTGGTCACGCAACTGGAACACAAAAGACATTTACAGGCGAAAGTCACGGAAGCTCATTTCTGAAACGCAAGGCAATATTTCAGCAAATGACATTGAACATTTGGCCAAACTCTCCTTTGAAGAAAGTGCAAAGGCTTTCATGAAGGAGACAATTGAGCTAGGGATTAAAAGCAGACCTCTGGGCCTCTGGGGATACTATTTATACCCCGATTGCCACAATTATAATTTCCATGACCAGGACTACACTGGTTCCTGCCCAGAGAGTGAAGTTTTGAGGAACAATGAACTTTCCTGGCTCTGGGATAGCAGTGCAGCTCTGTATCCTTCCATTGGCATCAAGAAAACCCTTGGAAACAGTGAAAACATATTACGTTTCTCACAATTTAGGGTGACTGAGTCCATGAGGATCTCCTCCATGACATCGCATGATTATGCTCTGCCTGTGTTTGTCTATACTAGACTAAGTTACCGAGATGATCCTTTATTATTTCTTTCTAAGGTAAGCCAATTTTAGGAGTTATGGAGGCTGCTTTAAGTGATCTAACCATCATTATTGCAGAGATGCTTTGTATGTTTGTAAAGGCTTGTATATGGGTCTACTCTGCTGATTATTgtttaaatgactacacaaggctggccttaccatgagacGGCCACCTCAGGCGCCAGACTGTGTGTGtatcgggtggggggggggtggccactaggacccagagtgtagaaaattgtgtctgctgctggtacgtatgtattctctctgctctagatgcacagagatggtgaagtgctgtgctggaggaaagagGGCACATAACAAGCCAGCAGGAGAagaggtgagagggaataacagaaagcagcaggagctgcagggagagagaggatgaggagcctcttatgtacctctctagcaccccgtggagcctggactgattaacaccagcttctcagggagcttcctctttcctgctgcttccctgaacccatttgaggagaacaggcagtcaactgaagtagtaggagccagttaggcccttaagacgctgatatcttccctcactcaggccctgctaccagcctgcttatttgtccccttcaactgagtgttgagagccagtGTTGagaggcacagaacagcagtcatgagtgaaagtaGAAAACGCCCCTCttgggcagcattcagaaaaagaaagaaagcaaaggaagcttttctatctaagcaggaaggagctctcttgagatacatagacacaaatgttcacggtgagccttccggccccagtgaggatgtgagtggtgaggagatgcctgatcttccagttagtcagagtgcaggtgacttggcagctactgcagcatccatatttccatctcaaatggatgtaaccatgcacattcctgaagaaaagtgtaaattagagaagagtgtggtggaggtgcaagaaacagctgctgctgagttaaGTTCCTttagtctagatgatccaggactgtggacccacttgagcaatagcctgagggacttccttgtacagCAAGGAAGGGCCATAGCAAGTgtaaaacttcatgttccccaaagacaatgaaaatagacgtttccatccaacacattactggcgtgaaatacccaatggtgacaaagtggagaagcagttcaaatctttgcaaccaagaaggcaagGAAAGcatcactttgattattcaaacagataaaaatgccattgtttactatgcagacaaaaaaagttacatttgatgttcaggcatttgaaagttaagtgttacataaaatttttgaacaaggcattttaagttgttagttctcctttattggggtaggtagcagagcagtaccatgagaagagtagaacaggaagaaggcagaattgagacctttcacagttttggcccaagcgaggggacatgggggcatcatttgagctcccggcctcaggtgccaaaatgttgtgggctggccctgtgaCTACATGTTTTAGAACAGCCAAAGTTCAGCAGTAAACATTCAATCTgaaagacacttaaaaaaaaatctgcaatgttgttgtagccatattggtcccaggatattagagaaacaaggtgagtgaggttgtatattttactggaccaacttctgtttggttctgaaagctctgtgtaagctgaaagcttgtctctctccccatcagaactttgtccaataaaatatattacctcatccaccttgtctctctaacatttttgtaatgtatatatttttctccAGTTCAGCACTGTGCTATATTCCTGTCTGGCAATGACAAAACTAGAGAATTTTTACAGATTTTATTTAGCTGGAATGCAAATGGTTAAATTAACACAAAATGCTTTTCTTCTGCAAAGCACTATACAGCTATTAACTAATTCTCACAGCTGTTAGGTAGGTATTATTCGCGTTTTACAGGAGAGAAACTGAGGAGGAGATgttaagcaacttgcccagtACCACATAGGTAGTCTATATGGGAGCCGGGTTTCAAACTTGGGAGTTGTTGccccaggccccaaccctgcaaagaCTTTGTcaagtgcctaactttaagcatgtgagcagtcccattgaagccagtaggACGACATCCTTAAAGTGAAacatgtgtatgtgtttgcaggatcagggccttagacgaGACCATTCTTCTCTTTTGGGTACAGAGATCCTCTCAGAAAAAGATAATATtcttcttttaaataataaatataaccTTCTTGTAACTCCACATTAGCGACAGCCACCAGGTTGCTGTATTAGACCCAAACCTTGGCTCCCACAGGTTTTTAAGTTTATTGAGTCTGAGCAGTATAAAGACAAGCTGTCCCAGTGCATGTCACTCACCACAATGGGCTGGCACTTCCTGCTGGCCATCTCGGGGATTAGCTTGAGGTTGACACCCCCCATCAGCAGTCTACACAGTGTCATCCAATCTCCGCCATCAGCCTGCAACCCCTCTCACAGCCTCAGGAATCACAGCATCCTCTTCGTGgttcagccctccagctgtgtcacTGTCTGTGAtccccccttctgggggaatTTAACTTCTAGtgcagccacttccccagtggctggggtaggggacctggacccacccactactctgagtCCTGACCCAAGGACCCTGTATTTGGCAGCCACATGTTGCCTCCCCTCCAACTCCTCAAtatatttccctgggccacttccccgcagccccagcaccttcaaCGCCCTaacctcagggcctcagcatgccagtcctagcagccagccagaagctcCCTCTCGCTCCCCTTTTCCtgtccagcactgctctgtccagggtgctagcTTCCTTCTACCTGCAAGGCATCCAGTCCTTCCTCCTTGAGCTCCCAGGAGTAATTGACCCCACTCTTCCCTGTAActctttttatatgggcctgctgggtCTTGATTAGCTGCTCCTCATAGCCCCTCCTCTATTGGCTGTTTTTCGCACAGCCTCTCTAGGGTTCTaccaaccccctacaggccagtGTGAAGCCAACACCCCATCACACAAGCcttttagaaagacaaggtgggtgcgaTAACATCTTTCATttgaccatcttctgttggtgagagagacaagatcttctacaggtctgggaaatgtactaagcgtgtcacagctaaatagttTAGCATATCTGTTTTATCTTGTTTTTAGCTGAGACACTCTGAGTAcctctcccagacctgaagaagagctctgtgtagcttgaaagcttgtcactACCACTACACTTCATACGAGCCTTTCAGGCACATTCCCAAGGAACACAGTCCAAGGCTTGTACACCTTCTTGGGATGTGGGACCTCACAGCCTAACTGTGTTAGACCACCAAGACCAATATGGCCCTTCCAAGTCTCCCCAGCAGCTCACATGCCGTCTCCAGAGCTTTACCCTCCTGGGTACGGAACTTCTGAAACATACACATATACCTTACTGATAGATAAGCACAAGAGATATATAGGTCTGTAGAAAAATAACAAACTCCTGCACATAAGACCCTCCCTCAGTTTCCTTacccttcctttgtaaagtgctttgagatctattgatgaaaagtgctatataagaactaggtattattattagtcAGCATTTTTCAGGGAACCCAGGATCTGCCTGTACCCCCATTCCTTCTGCCCAGTCTTGCCTTCTGGTTCTGGTCTCCTCTTGTAGTGAGTCTCCCTCTAAGAAGAAGCTCCTAACATCTTAACTCTTCATGTACTTCCCCTGCAGTTTTTCATTCTCCATCCAATCCTCAATGTATTGTGACCTTCAACATCCCCAATATTTATTACAGCCTACTGGAGTCATTAGCAAGTCAATAGTCTTTGGCTGGTTGTCTCCATTGTTCTACTAGGGCCAGGCTATTGTTGATGGACCTTAATGTCTGTTCCATTTAGGGACAGATCCCCAGGTGCAACATTCCCTTCCTTTGACACCAGAGGGATGATGTAAGGATACAGTAGAAGACATTGATGAGGGTATAAACATAAAATCAGAATGGAATTTATAAATTCACATAGACAGATTCCCAAATTGTCATACTTTCTCTTTCATTTAAGTTATACAATGCCAGTCTTCTCCATCCTTGAATTTGCTGTCCATTCATGAAAACTGCTAATCTTATATGAAGGCCTGAAGGAGTTCACACTGAAAAAAAGTGAGGCCAATGCATGACCTTGGACTTGGAATTACATCTTTCTAAATCTGACAAAGATTGGAATTGATTGGTGTACAGAAGTGGCTGCTTCTCCCTAGTTTTCAGCAGAGATTTATTAGCTGAACTCTTTAAGGAgttttcatgtaaaaaaaaaaaaacaacccactaaATGTACTACACTATGTAGTAAATAATTAATACTATACTATTGCCAacgtaaatgaaaataaaattatttttcctggTTTGATTGTTCACTTGAAAAATTCAGTAATTCCCCATCACCATGCCAACAATTAGTGTAAATTTTGCAAGGATCTATTTAATGATATTCATTAATTATCTTTGTATCCAGAAAATTAAGGCTTCTGGGAAAACAATTTCTCAAAATGAATCTTCTTTAAAATTTGTTTAATATATATCTACATAGACAAGTGCGGAAAGAAGATACACTTTGCACCACTCTCATGCCATCAGAAACAGAAAGTCTTTCTCTTGACATTCCACCCAAGAAATATTCCCTAgatgagcctgatcctgcagtcctaaTGGGTTGAAACAAAACCTTGGATCCAAACATCCCAAGTCTTTGGAATGTTCCAGATCTGAGATACAATTTTGCATCATGAGCCCACCCCTATTTCAGTAGAAATTTACATATTTTCAGAAGTTATGGACtagatccattgaagtccataAAGCTATGTCTATTAACACCCGCTGAAGAGCTGGCCCTTTGTGAGCTATCACTATGACACATACTGTAAAATGAGAGATGAATACAATAAGAAGTATGCACAGTGTTTTCAATAAAATATCAAGAAGATTCTATTTTTGTCTGGACTAGAAATCCTTATAGCCCTGTGAGTTTTGTATAACACTTACCTTGCTTTACATTTTGTTTAACACTAACACTTGCCTGGCTTTAATAACCACAAACTGTGAAAGCAATAAATTAGACTGACAGTGATGTCTTTATTGTTTTCACTGTAGCAAGATCTTATTAGCACTATTGGAGAGAGTGCCGCCTTGGGAGCTTCAGGAATTGTTATTTGGGGAGATATGAATTTAACGTCATCAGAGGTAAGTCAATGCCATAATGCTAATTCAAATGTATTAGCACAGCATATATCTTAATTCCATTGTATGAACATTTTCCAGATACATCAGTTCCTTTGAGTTCTGAATTCCAGCGAGTGTGATAGCTCATACAGTCCCCTTAGCCACCCAATCAAGATCATGAGGGAATGTGCAAATTTTTCATGATTGAACAGGTTATTCTCCTAATTATAGGCCACCATGGGTGGGAAGGGAAGTcagtggctggcagcagggaTTCTGGAGAAGTGTTCTGAAAACCCATAATCCAGGTCAGGTTTTACAGAGCTGCAGGAAGTCAGCCAAAGCCTTATTAGCAAACCAGTCAGGCAGGGCAGGTGGCCTTGGGTATTCCTAAAATATCCATTAATTGGAATTTTCAGAAGGAGCTGGCTGGTTATGGGATATGTTCAT
The Eretmochelys imbricata isolate rEreImb1 chromosome 1, rEreImb1.hap1, whole genome shotgun sequence DNA segment above includes these coding regions:
- the HYAL4 gene encoding hyaluronidase-4, with product MKPAQPLVFQRKPFIAAWNAPTDQCSLKYNITLNLKMFHVIGSPLARARGQNVTLFYVNRLGYYPWYTPQEIPVNGGLPQNFSLQTHLEKAGQDIQYYIPAEDFKGLAVIDWEYWRPQWSRNWNTKDIYRRKSRKLISETQGNISANDIEHLAKLSFEESAKAFMKETIELGIKSRPLGLWGYYLYPDCHNYNFHDQDYTGSCPESEVLRNNELSWLWDSSAALYPSIGIKKTLGNSENILRFSQFRVTESMRISSMTSHDYALPVFVYTRLSYRDDPLLFLSKQDLISTIGESAALGASGIVIWGDMNLTSSEGNCTKVKQFVATELGDYIINVTKAAEVCSNHLCQNNGRCIRRKWKALDYLHLNPKNFKIEASEDQEFTVRGEASSTDLEVMSQKFTCHCYQGYEGADCRKVQTSDKQPGNSADFLLPKTLVISLLSLPFYFLSVNL